The Daphnia pulicaria isolate SC F1-1A chromosome 12, SC_F0-13Bv2, whole genome shotgun sequence genome contains a region encoding:
- the LOC124316175 gene encoding flocculation protein FLO11-like isoform X1 translates to MGRLRRGHSLEVIFEEETAEFQPSIARLEEEEYAITKSFRWLLTDEWKNYRRLSRRQILFQQQQESGPGSSSSSSVQVTLCSQCCHPTEMDSGSTMDQTTTTTTTVSHIPARRRNSTYLALACANAVSQGAMTRSLRQMFETQPVRETQPLLSRAEIKQQIQAARLRRNSIAVLYPSGASGSPEQQPDDIVTAIPAVVVDAVPIKQQPPPTPAKPTTTTTAVSSPPSTPLQFKLPASPVTDNAPVDMSSPLCIRCDKCSSILTSPPVAVSLVINSGKSFSSAVTQPPTSIHQEIMAKEEKEVAEERTPSPSKIIPTNREVLEEELPKPDTVKNARCLFESSFMEASSSSGNFSTLQHVKSNPSSKILRSESSMTLDRAGTRSSSVTSRPSPFRWPSRQEHARNRSPSPSPSPSPIPALVIPAATKSHHHKITSSTLPSYYRSSPSLTQYRSSRHSLHSTDVESYVSEGGSDCWSSSDLESEASYSSVSGGGGGGRDDLSDSLDGMRYISPDVMEKIRSYGMTLTFVNGKMVDEDDDDQEEPEVMAKEAATRKVVQSIRSAGQSQPITATSTPAPVAPTKSAIKQQTKEKLLKSASPPPRIVACLPKQETVEKANNNSNNNNQHQLQFTQKIRHSSGESSASSGVSSGTNAGSDSSSSSSEHNSPFASLKRTKSAGADHTVERSPSPGPRQSGTRKAVGSSPFGCYSVVYSFNASARSPMYV, encoded by the exons ATGGGACGTCTACGACGTGGTCATAGTTTGGAAGTCATCTTTGAAGAGGAGACGGCCGAATTCCAGCCATCCATCGCCCGTCTAGAAGAAGAGGAGTACGCAATAACCAAATCTTTCCGGTGGTT attgacGGATGAGTGGAAGAATTACCGTCGACTGAGCCGACGTCAAATTCtcttccagcaacaacaagaatcCGGCCCgggatcatcttcttcttcttccgtccaGGTGACCCTCTGCTCGCAGTGTTGCCACCCGACGGAAATGGACAGCGGGTCTACGATGGATCAGACGACGACAACTACCACCACGGTCAGCCACATTCCGGCTCGCCGCCGGAATTCGACTTATTTAGCGCTGGCCTGCGCCAACGCCGTCAGCCAGGGCGCCATGACCCGCAGCCTCCGCCAAATGTTCGAGACGCAGCCCGTCAGGGAGACTCAGCCGCTGCTCAGCCGGGCCGAAATCAAACAGCAAATCCAGGCCGCCAGACTCAGACGCAACAGCATTGCCGTTCTCTATCCATCTGGCGCTTCCGGCAGTCCCGAACAACAACCCGACGACATCGTCACGGCTATCCCAGCTGTTGTCGTCGATGCCGTCCCAATTAAACAACAACCACCTCCGACGCCGGCcaagccaacaacaacaacaacagccgttAGCTCCCCACCATCTACTCCGCTCCAATTCAAATTGCCGGCCAGTCCGGTAACTGACAATGCACCTGTGGATATGTCGAGTCCACTTTGCATCCGCTGCGACAAGTGCTCATCGATTTTGACCAGCCCACCAGTGGCCGTCTCTTTGGTCATCAATTCCGGCAAAAGCTTTTCGTCGGCCGTCACTCAGCCGCCCACGTCGATCCATCAGGAAATCATGGCCAAGGAGGAGAAGGAAGTGGCCGAGGAGAGGACTCCGTCGCCCAGCAAAATCATTCCGACCAACCGGGAAGTGCTGGAGGAAGAATTGCCCAAGCCGGACACGGTCAAAAACGCCCGTTGCCTATTCGAGTCGAGTTTTAtggaggccagcagcagcagcggcaattTCAGCACGTTGCAGCACGTCAAATCGAATCCATCCAGCAAGATTTTACGATCCGAGTCGAGCATGACGCTGGATCGGGCCGGCACACGCAGCTCTTCGGTGACCAGCCGGCCGTCGCCATTCCGCTGGCCGTCACGGCAGGAGCACGCTCGTAATCGTTCACCGTCGCCATCACCATCACCGTCGCCCATTCCGGCGCTGGTCATTCCGGCCGCCACCAAGTCCCACCACCACAAAATCACATCGTCGACGCTTCCGTCGTATTACCGGAGTTCTCCGTCTCTGACGCAATACCGATCGTCGCGCCACTCGCTCCACTCGACGGATGTCGAGAGTTACGTCTCGGAAGGCGGAAGCGATTGCTGGAGCAGCAGCGATTTGGAGAGCGAGGCCAGCTATTCGTCAGTGTCGGGCGGCGGTGGAGGCGGACGGGACGATTTGTCGGACAGTCTGGACGGGATGCGCTACATCTCGCCGGATGTGATGGAAAAGATCCGCTCGTACGGCATGACTCTCACCTTCGTCAACGGCAAAATGGTTGACGAAGACGATGACGATCAAGAGGAGCCGGAAGTCATGGCCAAAGAGGCCGCCACCCGCAAAGTCGTCCAATCGATCCGCTCTGCCGGCCAGAGCCAACCGATCACGGCCACATCCACTCCAGCGCCAGTCGCCCCCACAAAATCCGCCATCAAACAGCAGACGAAAGAGAAACTACTCAAATCCGCCAGCCCTCCGCCCCGGATTGTCGCCTGCCTTCCCAAACAGGAAACGGTCGAaaaagccaacaacaacagcaacaacaacaaccaacaccaACTGCAATTCACTCAAAAGATCCGTCACAGTTCCGGTGAGTCGTCGGCCAGTTCGGGCGTGAGTTCCGGCACCAATGCCGGAagtgacagcagcagcagcagcagcgagcaCAACTCTCCGTTCGCCAGTTTGAAACGCACCAAATCGGCCGGAGCGGATCACACGGTGGAGAGGAGCCCGTCGCCTGGGCCGCGCCAATCGGGAACTCGCAAAGCCGTCGGCTCCTCCCCTTTCGGATGTTATTCCGTCGTCTACAGCTTCAACGCTTCCGCACGCAGCCCCATGTACgtctaa
- the LOC124316175 gene encoding flocculation protein FLO11-like isoform X2 produces MGRLRRGHSLEVIFEEETAEFQPSIARLEEEELTDEWKNYRRLSRRQILFQQQQESGPGSSSSSSVQVTLCSQCCHPTEMDSGSTMDQTTTTTTTVSHIPARRRNSTYLALACANAVSQGAMTRSLRQMFETQPVRETQPLLSRAEIKQQIQAARLRRNSIAVLYPSGASGSPEQQPDDIVTAIPAVVVDAVPIKQQPPPTPAKPTTTTTAVSSPPSTPLQFKLPASPVTDNAPVDMSSPLCIRCDKCSSILTSPPVAVSLVINSGKSFSSAVTQPPTSIHQEIMAKEEKEVAEERTPSPSKIIPTNREVLEEELPKPDTVKNARCLFESSFMEASSSSGNFSTLQHVKSNPSSKILRSESSMTLDRAGTRSSSVTSRPSPFRWPSRQEHARNRSPSPSPSPSPIPALVIPAATKSHHHKITSSTLPSYYRSSPSLTQYRSSRHSLHSTDVESYVSEGGSDCWSSSDLESEASYSSVSGGGGGGRDDLSDSLDGMRYISPDVMEKIRSYGMTLTFVNGKMVDEDDDDQEEPEVMAKEAATRKVVQSIRSAGQSQPITATSTPAPVAPTKSAIKQQTKEKLLKSASPPPRIVACLPKQETVEKANNNSNNNNQHQLQFTQKIRHSSGESSASSGVSSGTNAGSDSSSSSSEHNSPFASLKRTKSAGADHTVERSPSPGPRQSGTRKAVGSSPFGCYSVVYSFNASARSPMYV; encoded by the exons ATGGGACGTCTACGACGTGGTCATAGTTTGGAAGTCATCTTTGAAGAGGAGACGGCCGAATTCCAGCCATCCATCGCCCGTCTAGAAGAAGAGGA attgacGGATGAGTGGAAGAATTACCGTCGACTGAGCCGACGTCAAATTCtcttccagcaacaacaagaatcCGGCCCgggatcatcttcttcttcttccgtccaGGTGACCCTCTGCTCGCAGTGTTGCCACCCGACGGAAATGGACAGCGGGTCTACGATGGATCAGACGACGACAACTACCACCACGGTCAGCCACATTCCGGCTCGCCGCCGGAATTCGACTTATTTAGCGCTGGCCTGCGCCAACGCCGTCAGCCAGGGCGCCATGACCCGCAGCCTCCGCCAAATGTTCGAGACGCAGCCCGTCAGGGAGACTCAGCCGCTGCTCAGCCGGGCCGAAATCAAACAGCAAATCCAGGCCGCCAGACTCAGACGCAACAGCATTGCCGTTCTCTATCCATCTGGCGCTTCCGGCAGTCCCGAACAACAACCCGACGACATCGTCACGGCTATCCCAGCTGTTGTCGTCGATGCCGTCCCAATTAAACAACAACCACCTCCGACGCCGGCcaagccaacaacaacaacaacagccgttAGCTCCCCACCATCTACTCCGCTCCAATTCAAATTGCCGGCCAGTCCGGTAACTGACAATGCACCTGTGGATATGTCGAGTCCACTTTGCATCCGCTGCGACAAGTGCTCATCGATTTTGACCAGCCCACCAGTGGCCGTCTCTTTGGTCATCAATTCCGGCAAAAGCTTTTCGTCGGCCGTCACTCAGCCGCCCACGTCGATCCATCAGGAAATCATGGCCAAGGAGGAGAAGGAAGTGGCCGAGGAGAGGACTCCGTCGCCCAGCAAAATCATTCCGACCAACCGGGAAGTGCTGGAGGAAGAATTGCCCAAGCCGGACACGGTCAAAAACGCCCGTTGCCTATTCGAGTCGAGTTTTAtggaggccagcagcagcagcggcaattTCAGCACGTTGCAGCACGTCAAATCGAATCCATCCAGCAAGATTTTACGATCCGAGTCGAGCATGACGCTGGATCGGGCCGGCACACGCAGCTCTTCGGTGACCAGCCGGCCGTCGCCATTCCGCTGGCCGTCACGGCAGGAGCACGCTCGTAATCGTTCACCGTCGCCATCACCATCACCGTCGCCCATTCCGGCGCTGGTCATTCCGGCCGCCACCAAGTCCCACCACCACAAAATCACATCGTCGACGCTTCCGTCGTATTACCGGAGTTCTCCGTCTCTGACGCAATACCGATCGTCGCGCCACTCGCTCCACTCGACGGATGTCGAGAGTTACGTCTCGGAAGGCGGAAGCGATTGCTGGAGCAGCAGCGATTTGGAGAGCGAGGCCAGCTATTCGTCAGTGTCGGGCGGCGGTGGAGGCGGACGGGACGATTTGTCGGACAGTCTGGACGGGATGCGCTACATCTCGCCGGATGTGATGGAAAAGATCCGCTCGTACGGCATGACTCTCACCTTCGTCAACGGCAAAATGGTTGACGAAGACGATGACGATCAAGAGGAGCCGGAAGTCATGGCCAAAGAGGCCGCCACCCGCAAAGTCGTCCAATCGATCCGCTCTGCCGGCCAGAGCCAACCGATCACGGCCACATCCACTCCAGCGCCAGTCGCCCCCACAAAATCCGCCATCAAACAGCAGACGAAAGAGAAACTACTCAAATCCGCCAGCCCTCCGCCCCGGATTGTCGCCTGCCTTCCCAAACAGGAAACGGTCGAaaaagccaacaacaacagcaacaacaacaaccaacaccaACTGCAATTCACTCAAAAGATCCGTCACAGTTCCGGTGAGTCGTCGGCCAGTTCGGGCGTGAGTTCCGGCACCAATGCCGGAagtgacagcagcagcagcagcagcgagcaCAACTCTCCGTTCGCCAGTTTGAAACGCACCAAATCGGCCGGAGCGGATCACACGGTGGAGAGGAGCCCGTCGCCTGGGCCGCGCCAATCGGGAACTCGCAAAGCCGTCGGCTCCTCCCCTTTCGGATGTTATTCCGTCGTCTACAGCTTCAACGCTTCCGCACGCAGCCCCATGTACgtctaa
- the LOC124316175 gene encoding protein javelin-like isoform X3, which produces MDSGSTMDQTTTTTTTVSHIPARRRNSTYLALACANAVSQGAMTRSLRQMFETQPVRETQPLLSRAEIKQQIQAARLRRNSIAVLYPSGASGSPEQQPDDIVTAIPAVVVDAVPIKQQPPPTPAKPTTTTTAVSSPPSTPLQFKLPASPVTDNAPVDMSSPLCIRCDKCSSILTSPPVAVSLVINSGKSFSSAVTQPPTSIHQEIMAKEEKEVAEERTPSPSKIIPTNREVLEEELPKPDTVKNARCLFESSFMEASSSSGNFSTLQHVKSNPSSKILRSESSMTLDRAGTRSSSVTSRPSPFRWPSRQEHARNRSPSPSPSPSPIPALVIPAATKSHHHKITSSTLPSYYRSSPSLTQYRSSRHSLHSTDVESYVSEGGSDCWSSSDLESEASYSSVSGGGGGGRDDLSDSLDGMRYISPDVMEKIRSYGMTLTFVNGKMVDEDDDDQEEPEVMAKEAATRKVVQSIRSAGQSQPITATSTPAPVAPTKSAIKQQTKEKLLKSASPPPRIVACLPKQETVEKANNNSNNNNQHQLQFTQKIRHSSGESSASSGVSSGTNAGSDSSSSSSEHNSPFASLKRTKSAGADHTVERSPSPGPRQSGTRKAVGSSPFGCYSVVYSFNASARSPMYV; this is translated from the coding sequence ATGGACAGCGGGTCTACGATGGATCAGACGACGACAACTACCACCACGGTCAGCCACATTCCGGCTCGCCGCCGGAATTCGACTTATTTAGCGCTGGCCTGCGCCAACGCCGTCAGCCAGGGCGCCATGACCCGCAGCCTCCGCCAAATGTTCGAGACGCAGCCCGTCAGGGAGACTCAGCCGCTGCTCAGCCGGGCCGAAATCAAACAGCAAATCCAGGCCGCCAGACTCAGACGCAACAGCATTGCCGTTCTCTATCCATCTGGCGCTTCCGGCAGTCCCGAACAACAACCCGACGACATCGTCACGGCTATCCCAGCTGTTGTCGTCGATGCCGTCCCAATTAAACAACAACCACCTCCGACGCCGGCcaagccaacaacaacaacaacagccgttAGCTCCCCACCATCTACTCCGCTCCAATTCAAATTGCCGGCCAGTCCGGTAACTGACAATGCACCTGTGGATATGTCGAGTCCACTTTGCATCCGCTGCGACAAGTGCTCATCGATTTTGACCAGCCCACCAGTGGCCGTCTCTTTGGTCATCAATTCCGGCAAAAGCTTTTCGTCGGCCGTCACTCAGCCGCCCACGTCGATCCATCAGGAAATCATGGCCAAGGAGGAGAAGGAAGTGGCCGAGGAGAGGACTCCGTCGCCCAGCAAAATCATTCCGACCAACCGGGAAGTGCTGGAGGAAGAATTGCCCAAGCCGGACACGGTCAAAAACGCCCGTTGCCTATTCGAGTCGAGTTTTAtggaggccagcagcagcagcggcaattTCAGCACGTTGCAGCACGTCAAATCGAATCCATCCAGCAAGATTTTACGATCCGAGTCGAGCATGACGCTGGATCGGGCCGGCACACGCAGCTCTTCGGTGACCAGCCGGCCGTCGCCATTCCGCTGGCCGTCACGGCAGGAGCACGCTCGTAATCGTTCACCGTCGCCATCACCATCACCGTCGCCCATTCCGGCGCTGGTCATTCCGGCCGCCACCAAGTCCCACCACCACAAAATCACATCGTCGACGCTTCCGTCGTATTACCGGAGTTCTCCGTCTCTGACGCAATACCGATCGTCGCGCCACTCGCTCCACTCGACGGATGTCGAGAGTTACGTCTCGGAAGGCGGAAGCGATTGCTGGAGCAGCAGCGATTTGGAGAGCGAGGCCAGCTATTCGTCAGTGTCGGGCGGCGGTGGAGGCGGACGGGACGATTTGTCGGACAGTCTGGACGGGATGCGCTACATCTCGCCGGATGTGATGGAAAAGATCCGCTCGTACGGCATGACTCTCACCTTCGTCAACGGCAAAATGGTTGACGAAGACGATGACGATCAAGAGGAGCCGGAAGTCATGGCCAAAGAGGCCGCCACCCGCAAAGTCGTCCAATCGATCCGCTCTGCCGGCCAGAGCCAACCGATCACGGCCACATCCACTCCAGCGCCAGTCGCCCCCACAAAATCCGCCATCAAACAGCAGACGAAAGAGAAACTACTCAAATCCGCCAGCCCTCCGCCCCGGATTGTCGCCTGCCTTCCCAAACAGGAAACGGTCGAaaaagccaacaacaacagcaacaacaacaaccaacaccaACTGCAATTCACTCAAAAGATCCGTCACAGTTCCGGTGAGTCGTCGGCCAGTTCGGGCGTGAGTTCCGGCACCAATGCCGGAagtgacagcagcagcagcagcagcgagcaCAACTCTCCGTTCGCCAGTTTGAAACGCACCAAATCGGCCGGAGCGGATCACACGGTGGAGAGGAGCCCGTCGCCTGGGCCGCGCCAATCGGGAACTCGCAAAGCCGTCGGCTCCTCCCCTTTCGGATGTTATTCCGTCGTCTACAGCTTCAACGCTTCCGCACGCAGCCCCATGTACgtctaa